The following are encoded together in the Oreochromis niloticus isolate F11D_XX linkage group LG12, O_niloticus_UMD_NMBU, whole genome shotgun sequence genome:
- the vps13a gene encoding intermembrane lipid transfer protein VPS13A isoform X2 — protein MVFESVVVDVLNRFLGDYVVNLDSSQLKLGIWGGDAVLNNLEIKENALSQLDIPFKVKAGHIGRLQLKIPWKYLYTQSVEATLDGVYLLIVPTASIKYDAEKEEKQLQEARQRELQRIEQTKLKAAEQENPKLEKQDTFVEKLVTQVIKNLQVKISNIHVRYEDHVTNPNCPLSFGVSLKNLSLQTADEKWRPSLLDENSKFFFKLVQLDNLFAYWNVNSVLFSSHTSDRALQHLQSSMEVRSSHDFIFRPISADAKLRMNPRSDVDFSSPKMDLMVNLREVAIELNKAQYISILELLCSVDMMSRNLPYRKYRPEVHVHKNAKTWWKYVITGVLEIDVKPGLHMWSWQHIRRHRQMVKNYRELYKIKITSKKPSDELLKKLEKPEKTLDIFNITLARQQAEVEASKAGLRIYRPGMKMEEEESQGWISWMWNWGAQPDTERKEVKTGGFDELLTPAEKAKLYTAIGYSETAANPNLPKDFENMKVNFHMEKLSMSIKDDKDKNEIIRLTVGELYSTLTQRPGAQAIKITAKLTLFEVTGLTNKQPPPTLLSSSKAAIGAGTPLLSILFETNPLDESANQRLHVESQPLEIIYDAITVNSISAFFRPPDDMQLDELTNATLMKLEQFRDRTATGLLYVIETQKVLDLKVNLMASYVIIPQTGFYNGTQNILLLDLGHFKMSSQSRKHLPQLCVSSSNIEDIMSRAYDSFDVQLESLQFLYSKPDGNWKKARKQKRSPLHILEPVDLKVVFSRAMVNKDSRMPKYKMSGELPLLSLRISDVKLRSVLELVDSIPLPESKPAARGNAPSSTPKPRQSFTPHLTPRKPLNFDQRSSLIFESCETISITSLGSEEDLFYDAPSSPIGDKPFFPDNPMPLRYVDASKRKSLIKEDAQKNMTDFFMTFEISEFSIQLCRLSGNMEVTVLHLDIEGLGTELKLRTFDMTSNTYLREICLKCPEYMDSEDKQVQLITTLDNKEVDLLTLEYIKADKNGPDFKSQYNNTEQLIKVTFSSLDVHLHTEALLNTMNFLSKLLPESNKKEGQQEELPTIPEEDDAEAEKEGEKKEETAVTKKKPSKRSKFADVVNLHIKTDLRCLKVFIRGQKARISEISIEGLVSEVLMRKKGMEVSAKLKNIVILDCNKEAFYKKAVSIADKEVFHFHMINYTDATEGDAYLDMSNVDTTVTLSVGCIQVIFLNKFLSSILEFVNNFQEAKEALTEVTVQAAEKAASGVKELAERTTRIALDVHFNAPVIFLPQSSSSSNVIVADLGLLSIKNRFAKQPCKSDASIPPVVDIMTVRLTDLKMYRVKYKNERFEEEIQLLKPVSLDLEIRRNLSSSWYHEIPDIAIEVHLKPMSLLLCQNDMIIVLRTLNENLSEKSDAGPPPAALPATDPSSDSVSNKDSQESGATGPPSSNTVVTAAVVETQKNSKLKKNTLKLNFKFDSLTVVLYSSNEDKLEPQRDQSHQQHERSDPHDEQLKLAEFTLGTISTSVHMYSDSSMMASVKLAECLLDDKRPKVKSITPRMMAMCPGAEQNNMVEVSYRQTRESTTLDTVVQDVYLCASMEFLLTVADIFLKATQQGFAQVSQPKNSAGAGDKKNINSSVTSKESAPAPATVTKTEMKVLVRNPEIVFVADLTRDDAPALVMTTYCELVMKNGAEGSQMTAVIKDLKVVACPFLRQKRRNNVTTVLQPCQVYFNSTQSPTSPQAMEVTINALSLKVSPVIINTVITIQSALTPTAETPEKLDSPVPVNLWDKQSWKELKLWFLEEEDDEDTKSVTRLIPQGESLKVNISSICVTLEAGVGHRTIPMLLAKSSFKGDVKNWSTLINLYSQLTLEVHYYNEVMGVWEPLLEPLEDETRDGFRPWVLELKMKKKPVKYTSMSDEVDSSIPDYKTVIAICSKDQLNITLSKCGLAMLSNLGTAFAEAAKQTAECFQKDEAPFVVKNRLGLPVSVRHSEMFCPVGQQSIANTVKLQNGESLGMDYSTTTDTDHFSAMTSLSGKDYYIQPTPDGHTSASVIPLIKVGRGMYSVMHNNSGVTRFLVCQISSVEGSKYIKIRSPFQLINHFSIPFNVFEGSTLLGTALPAEEFCVPLDSYGSELSLQPVIESTDDRQGEQYDCSEGFSYEDVKNLEPEKRLQQICRRRGNQGGVMTINIVPLKDAVTCKETGDVGENFDVPFVLHLWPSILLRNLLPYTIAYSLKNSGVSAPEATLDPGHSAQLHTAVINQSSLDLRLIEYLAQDWSSVYRLNSDQEEITFIVFQSLREDEDEDGDAVERKRAELDIAVHVKYDLGQMVVAIHSPYWMINKTGRLLQYKADDIHRKHPMDYKMPLLFSFKPRYFLRNNKVRLMISESELSDEFSLDTVGSHGDVKCKGRYKDYLVGVKIDASSFSLTRIVTFVPFYMLVNRTKHSVFICEEGQETWTEAKSEQSAIPFWPESDTKKLKIKVEASLSPPVTIDFKRPENCLLLHLDNKVGGIIVDMNLSEHSATIQFSDYHDGAAPFLIINHTKNQTLQFHQSVRTESSRVADEILDLSFSVEEDSSQKKAEHEELEAGKAVYYTWTEPTGSRALSWKCSTYNGTLKSEEDLREDVNKEGKLFVISFYEGLQRVVLFTEERRVFKMLCDNERVQLAQQEIVLALRHVGLSLVNNSTSQEVAFIGITSSDVVWEFKPKKKSRWKPLSIKEAEVMEDKFKDYIESGAVDKEIFDLENGFQVCFNPTGQDMQLMKPCDAPLRRHFLPGVKVEYSISPRQSTYRIQVHRIQIQNQLPGAIFPYVFYPVKLPKSVAMETEPKPLTDISIITRAAGHSDISRIKYFMVLIQEMDLKLDLGFLYAILDLFSPENDSITSAEQEVELFEKDITNIKTELNHVSAADKSPISLYEYFHISPIKLHLSFSLSTGGEDGLKEKRDSELIPVQSLNLLLKSIGATLTDVQDVVFKLAFFELNYQFYTTQQLQSEVLRHYSKQAIKQMYVLVLGLDVLGNPFGLIRGLSEGVEAFFYEPYQGAIQGPEEFVEGMALGVKALVGGAVGGIAGAASRITGAMAKGVAAITMDEEYQQKRRETMNKQPSGLREGLTRGGKGLVSGFVSGITGIVTKPIKGAQKEGAAGFFKGVGKGLVGAVARPTGGIIDMASSTFQGIKRAAETSQDIQSLRPPRFIHEDGVIRPYKEREGLGSQMLQKIENGRFASYRYFAHAKVNESDFLMITKRGIFFVTKGTFGQLTCEWQYLFEEFTKDPTIIEDRRLRIEAKERVKSVFHAKEFGKIINFKTPEIAKWVLAKLEDARESLPKY, from the exons ATGGTCTTCGAAAGCGTGGTTGTAGATGTCCTCAACCGATTTTTAGGGGACTACGTTGTCAACCTTGACAGCTCGCAGCTAAAGCTCGGCATATGGGGAG GTGATGCTGTCCTTAATAATCTTGAAATAAAGGAGAATGCCTTG AGCCAACTTGATATTCCTTTTAAAGTGAAGGCTGGTCATATAG GGCGTCTCCAGCTGAAGATACCATGGAAGTACCTCTACACACAATCCGTGGAGGCCACGTTGGATGGTGTCTACCTGCTTATAGTTCCCACAGCAA GTATAAAGTATGATGCGGAAAAGGAGGAGAAGCAGCTTCAGGAGGCTCGCCAGAGGGAACTACAGCGGATAGAGCAGACAAAGCTGAAGGCTGCTGAGCAAG AGAATCCCAAACTTGAGAAACAGGACACTTTTGTGGAAAAGCTTGTCACTCAGGTCATTAAAAACCTGCAAGTCAAGATCTCTAACATCCACGTGCGCTATGAAGATCAT GTAACAAATCCAAACTGCCCTTTGTCATTTGGAGTGTCACTGAAAAACCTCAGCCTTCAG ACCGCTGACGAGAAGTGGAGACCCAGTCTTTTAGATGAGAATTCCAAGTTTTTCTTTAAG CTGGTACAACTAGATAACTTGTTTGCCTACTGGAATGTTAACTCAGTACTTTTCTCCAGTCACACTTCAGATCGGGCCCTG CAACATCTCCAGAGCAGCATGGAAGTCCGATCCTCTCATGACTTCA TTTTTCGCCCCATTTCAGCTGATGCAAAACTGCGGATGAATCCCAGGTCAGATGTGGATTTCTCCTCCCCTAAAATGGACCTGATGGTCAACCTCAGAGAGGTGGCGATTGAACTCAACAAAgcccag TACATTAGCATCTTGGAGCTGCTGTGCTCAGTGGATATGATGTCACGTAATCTGCCATACAGGAAGTACAGACCTGAGGTCCATGTTCACAAGAACGCCAAAACATG GTGGAAGTATGTGATCACAGGCGTCTTGGAGATAGATGTGAAGCCAGGTCTCCACATGTGGTCATGGCAACACATTCGCCGGCACCGGCAGATGGTAAAAAACTACAGAGAGCTCTACAAGATAAAGATCACCAGCAAGAAACCCAGCGATGAGCTTCTCAAAAAATTAGAG AAGCCCGAGAAGACTTTGGATATTTTTAACATCACTTTGGCCAGACAGCAGGCTGAAGTGGAG GCAAGTAAAGCAGGCCTGCGTATTTACCGTCCTGGGATGAAGATGGAGGAAGAAGAGTCTCAGGGTTGGATCAGCTGGATGTGGAACTGGGGAGCACAGCCTgatacagaaagaaaagaagttaAGACTGGAG GGTTTGATGAGCTGTTAACCCCTGCTGAGAAAGCCAAACTCTACACTGCCATTGGATACAGCGAGACTGCTGCTAATCCCAACCTGCCAAAGGAT TTTGAGAACATGAAGGTCAACTTCCACATGGAGAAGCTGTCCATGTCAATTAAAGATGACAAGGACAAAAACGAGATCATCAGGCTGACTGTGGGAGAGCTGTACTCCACACTCACACAGAGACCTGGAGCACAAGCCATCAA AATCACAGCCAAGCTTACTTTGTTTGAGGTCACTGGCCTCACCAATAAGCAACCTCCACCAACTCTCCTTTCATCAAGTAAGGCAGCCATAGGAGCAGGGACCCCACTGCTTAGTATCCTGTTTGAGACCAACCCCCTGGACGAGAGCGCTAACCAGCGGCTTCATGTAGAGTCACAACCCTTGGAAATCATCTATGATGCT atAACTGTGAACAGCATATCGGCGTTCTTCAGGCCTCCTGATGACATGCAGCTGGATGAGCTCACGAATGCAACCCTGATGAAACTGGAGCAGTTTAGAGATCGCACAGCCACTG GTTTACTGTATGTGATTGAAACACAGAAGGTTCTCGACCTGAAGGTGAACTTGATGGCCTCCTACGTCATCATTCCACAGACCGGTTTTTACAATGGCACTCAGAACATCTTGCTGTTGGATCTCGGTCATTTCAAG ATGTCCAGTCAAAGCAGGAAACATCTACCTCAGCTGTGTGTGAGTTCCAGCAACATTGAGGACATCATGTCCAGAGCTTACGATAGCTTTGATGTACAGCTTGAAAGCCTACAGTTTCTTTATAGCAAaccag ATGGTAACTGGAAAAAGGCCCGCAAACAGAAACGgtcacccctccacatcctaGAGCCAGTGGATCTAAAGGTGGTTTTTAGCAGAGCAATGGTCAACAAAGACTCCCGCATGCCAAA ATATAAGATGTCTGGAGAGCTTCCTCTGTTGTCTCTTCGTATTTCTGATGTAAAACTTCGAAGTGTTCTGGAGCTGGTGGACAGTATCCCGCTGCCTGAAAGCAAACCTGCTGCACGCGGCAATGCTCCATCATCAACTCCAAAG cctAGGCAGTCTTTCACCCCTCATCTCACTCCCAGAAAACCTCTGAACTTTGATCAGCGCTCTTCTCTCATTTTTGAGTCATGTGAGACCATCAGCATCACCTCATTAG GGTCAGAGGAGGATCTGTTCTATGATGCGCCCAGCTCTCCCATCGGGGATAAACCATTTTTTCCAGACAATCCCATGCCGCTGCGCTATGTCGATgcaagcaaaagaaaaagtctCATCAAGGAAGATGCACAAAAGAACATGACTGACTTCTTTATGACATTTGAGATCAGTGAg TTTTCTATTCAGCTCTGTCGTTTGTCTGGAAATATGGAGGTTACGGTGCTCCACTTAGACATAGAGGGTCTGGGCACTGAGCTGAAGCTGCGCACCTTTGACATGACGTCTAATACCTACTTGCGAGAGATCTGCCTCAAGTGTCCTGAATACATGG ATTCTGAAGACAAGCAAGTACAGCTGATCACCACACTGGACAACAAAGAAGTCGATCTGCTCACTCTGGAGTATATCAAA GCTGACAAGAATGGTCCCGACTTCAAGTCTCAATATAATAACACTGAGCAGCTCATCAAG GTGACCTTTTcatccctggatgttcacctcCATACGGAGGCTCTCCTCAATACCATGAACTTCCTCAGTAAGCTCCTTCCTGAATCTAATAAGAAGGAAGGACAGCAGGAGGAGCTTCCCACTATCCCTGAGGAAGACGATGCTGAAGcagagaaggagggagagaagaaGGAGGAAACTGCTGTAACCAAGAAAAAAC cttCAAAAAGGTCCAAATTTGCAGATGTGGTTAATCTGCATATCAAAACTGATCTCCGCTGCCTTAAAGTTTTCATTCGAGGACAGAAGGCCAGGATCTCAGAGATCAGTATTGAAG GTCTGGTTTCGGAGGTCCTGATGAGGAAGAAGGGGATGGAGGTTTCGGCCAAATTGAAGAATATTGTGATTCTGGACTGTAACAAAGAAGCTTTTTACAAAAAG GCCGTGTCCATAGCAGATAAGGAAGTGTTTCACTTCCACATGATAAACTATACAGATGCGACTGAAGGAGATGCCTACCTGGACATGTCTAACGTTGACACTACTGTTACACTGAGTGTGGGCTGCATTCAGGTCATCTTCCTCAACAAGTTTCTCTCATCTATACTG GAGTTTGTCAATAACTTCCAGGAGGCTAAAGAGGCACTAACTGAGGTAACAGTTCAGGCTGCGGAAAAAGCAGCGTCAGGCGTGAAAGAACTGGCTGAACGGACCACTCGGATCGCTCTTGATGTCCACTTCAATGCACCCGTCATCTTCCTCCCCCAGTCCTCCTCTTCATCAAATGTCATTGTAGCTGACCTTGGTCTGCTTTCTATCAAAAATCGTTTTGCCAAGCAACCCTGTAAATCAGATGCCAGCATCCCACCTGTTGTGGATATAATGACTGTGAGACTGACTGACCTTAAGATGTACAG agtcaaatataaaaatgaacGTTTTGAAGAAGAGATCCAACTGCTGAAGCCAGTGAGCCTAGACTTGGAAATCCGTAGAAACTTATCTTCCAGCTGGTACCACGAAATACCTGACATAGCTATTGAGGTCCATCTAAAGCCCATGAGT CTGCTCCTATGCCAGAATGACATGATCATTGTCCTGAGGACTCTGAACGAGAACCTGTCAGAGAAGTCCGATGCTGGTCCACCTCCAGCTGCTCTGCCTGCCACTGACCCGTCCTCTGACTCTGTATCCAACAAAGACTCCCAGGAATCGGGGGCCACTGGACCACCCAGCA GTAACACAGTGGTGACAGCTGCTGTTGTGGAGACACAGAAAAACAgcaagctgaaaaagaacacgCTGAAATTAAACTTCAAGTTTGACTCATTGACTGTGGTTCTGTACAGCTCCAACGAAGATAAG TTAGAACCACAACGTGACCAGTCACACCAACAACATGAGCGATCAGACCCACATGATGAGCAGCTGAAGCTAGCAGAATTTACTCTGGGCACCATCTCCACCTCTGTCCATATGTACTCCGACAGCTCCATGATGGCCTCAGTGAAACTTGCTGAATGCCTTCTAGACGACAAGAGGCCAAAAGTCAAAAGTATCACCCCAAG GATGATGGCAATGTGTCCTGGTGCAGAACAGAACAACATGGTGGAAGTGAGCTATCGTCAAACCCGTGAAAGCACCACTTTAGATACAGTGGTGCAGGATGTGTATCTGTGTGCCAGCATGGAATTTCTGCTCACGGTGGCCGATATCTTCCTTAAGGCCACCCAGCAGGGTTTTGCCCAAGTGTCACAACCCAAGAACAGTGCTGGTGCTGGCGATAAGAAGAACATTAACTCATCAGTCACATCTAAAGAGTCTG CTCCAGCTCCAGCCACAGTaacaaagacagaaatgaaAGTCTTGGTGCGAAACCCAGAGATTGTATTTGTAGCTGACCTGACTCGTGATGACGCCCCAGCTCTGGTGATGACCACATATTGTGAACTAGTAATGAAAAATGGTGCAGAAGGATCACAGATGACTGCTGTTATCAAGGACCTCAAG GTTGTTGCCTGTCCATTCTTAAGACAAAAGAGGAGAAACAATGTGACTACAGTGCTTCAGCCATGTCAGGTTTACTTCAACAGTACTCAGTCTCCAACTTCCCCTCAGGCTATGGAGGTCACCATCAATGCTCTCTCACTTAAg GTATCTCCAGTCATAATCAACACTGTGATTACCATCCAGTCAGCACTCACTCCAACAGCAGAGACCCCTGAGAAGCTGGACAGCCCCGTTCCTGTGAACCTGTGGGATAAGCAGAGTTGGAAGGAGCTCAAACTCTGGTTCCTAGAAGAAGAGGACGATGAAGACACAAAATCAGTGACCCGCTTAATACCACAGGGAGAGTCCCTAAAG GTGAACATCAGTTCAATCTGTGTGACTCTGGAGGCTGGAGTGGGACATCGCACCATCCCCATGCTTCTGGCAAAGTCCTCCTTCAAGGGAGATGTGAAGAACTGGTCCACGCTCATTAACTTATACAGTCAGCTTACCCTGGAG GTTCACTATTATAATGAAGTGATGGGAGTGTGGGAGCCACTGCTGGAGCCCTTAGAAGATGAGACAAGAGATGGTTTCAGACCATGGGTACTGGAACTGAAG ATGAAAAAGAAACCTGTGAAGTACACAAGCATGTCAGATGAAGTGGATTCCAGTATCCCAGACTATAAGACAGTCATTGccatctgcagtaaagatcagCTCAACATCACACTTTCCAAATGTGGACTGGCCATGCTGAGTAACCTGGGCACT GCATTTGCTGAAGCTGCCAAACAGACAGCAGAGTGTTTTCAAAAGGATGAAGCTCCATTTGTAGTCAAAAACCGTCTTGGCCTACCAGTTTCTGTGCGCCACAGTGAGATGTTTTGTCCTGTCGGACAACAGAGTATCGCTAATACTGTGAAGCTGCAGAATGGTGAATCCCTCGGAATGGACTATTCAaccacaacagacactgatcaTTTCTCAGCAATGACCTCTTTGAGTGGAAAAGACTATTACATACAGCCTA ctcCGGATGGTCACACCTCAGCCAGCGTGATCCCTTTGATCAAAGTGGGCCGGGGAATGTACAGTGTAATGCACAACAACTCAGGAGTCACTCGTTTCCTGGTCTGTCAGATTTCCTCTGTAGAAGGCAGCAAGTACATCAAGATCCGCTCTCCTTTCCAG CTCATCAATCATTTCTCAATACCATTCAACGTTTTTGAAGGATCAACCCTTCTGGGTACTGCTCTCCCTGCCGAGGAGTTCTGTGTGCCTCTGGACTCGTATGG GTCTGAGCTGAGCCTTCAGCCAGTAATAGAGAGCACAGATGACCGTCAGGGTGAGCAGTATGATTGCTCAGAAGGCTTCAGTTACGAGGACGTTAAAAACCTGGAGCCTGAGAAACGCCTACAGCAAATCTGCCGTCGCCGTGGAAACCAAGGTGGTGTGATGACCATCAACATTGTGCCATTAAAGGATGCAGTGACGTGCAAGGAGACCGGAGATGTTGGGGAGAATTTTGATGTGCCCTTCGTGCTTCACTTGTGGCCTTCCATCCTGCTACGCAACCTTCTGCCTTACACCATCGCCTACAGTCTAAAG AACAGTGGAGTCTCTGCACCTGAGGCTACTTTGGACCCTGGTCACTCTGCTCAGCTTCACACTGCAGTCATCAACCAGTCAAGTCTTGATCTTCGCTTGATTGAGTACTTGGCTCAGGATTGGTCTTCTGTATACAG ACTCAACAGTGATCAGGAAGAGATCACCTTCATTGTGTTCCAGTCTCTAAGAGAGGATGAAGACGAAGATGGAGATGCAGTGGAGAGGAAGAGGGCTGAGCTGGATATAGCGGTTCATGTTAAATATGATCTGGGACAGATGGTGGTTGCTATCCATTCACCGTACTGGATGATAAATAAGACGGGCAGGTTGCTGCAGTACAAAGCTGATGATATTCACCGCAAACATCCCATGGACTACAAGATGCCGTTGCTCTTTTCATTCAAGCCTCGGTACTTCTTGCGAAACAATAag GTTCGTCTTATGATCTCAGAAAGTGAACTATCTGATGAGTTCTCTCTGGACACAGTTGGGAGCCACGGGGATGTGAAATGCAAAGGCAGATACAAAGATTATCTG GTTGGTGTGAAGATTGATGCAAGCAGTTTCAGTCTGACCCGCATTGTGACCTTTGTGCCCTTCTACATGCTGGTCAACAGAACTAAGCACAGTGTGTTCATATGTGAAGAGGGGCAAGAAACTTGGACCGAGGCAAAATCAGAACAG TCAGCCATCCCTTTCTGGCCTGAGAGTGACACTAAGAAGCTTAAAATTAAAGTAGAAGCTTCCTTATCGCCTCCAGTGACTATTGACTTCAAACGACCAGAGAACTGCTTATTGCTACATCTGGACAACAAA GTGGGTGGGATTATAGTAGACATGAATCTGTCTGAGCACTCGGCCACTATCCAATTTTCTGACTACCATGATGGCGCAGCCCCTTTCCTCATCATCAACCACACTAAAAATCAGACTCTTCAGTTCCATCAGAG TGTCCGGACAGAATCCTCCAGGGTGGCTGACGAGATACTTGACCTCTCCTTCTCAGTGGAGGAGGACAG CTCTCAGAAAAAGGCGGAGCATGAGGAGCTGGAGGCTGGGAAAGCTGTGTACTACACCTGGACTGAGCCCACTGGGTCACGAGCGCTCTCCTGGAAATGCAGCACTTACAATGGGACACTAAAGAGTGAAGAG GACCTGCGAGAGGACGTAAACAAGGAGGGCAAACTTTTTGTGATTTCCTTTTATGAAG GTCTCCAGCGTGTTGTGCTGTTCACTGAGGAGCGACGGGTCTTCAAGATGCTCTGTGACAATGAGAGGGTGCAGCTTGCTCAACAGGAAATCGTCCTGGCACTACGGCATGTGGGCCTATCGCTAGTGAACAACAGCACCAGCCAAGAGGTTGCCTTCATCGGGATCACAAG CTCTGATGTTGTGTGGGAATTCAAACCTAAGAAGAAGAGTCGGTGGAAACCTCTGAGCATTAAAGAAGCTGAAGTTATGGAGGACAAGTTCAAAGACTACATAGAATCTGGGGCCGTAGACAAGGAAATTTTCGATCTGGAAAACGGCTTTCAG GTGTGCTTTAATCCCACTGGCCAGGACATGCAGTTAATGAAGCCATGCGATGCTCCTCTTAGGAGGCACTTCCTGCCGGGTGTGAAGGTGGAGTACAGCATTTCACCACGACAGAGCACCTATCGTATCCAAGTTCACCGGATACAG ATCCAGAATCAGCTACCAGGGGCCATCTTCCCTTACGTTTTTTACCCTGTGAAACTGCCAAAGTCTGTCGCCATGGAGACAG aacCCAAACCTCTAACTGATATCAGCATTATTACCCGAGCAGCGGGGCACTCTGATATCTCACGCATCAa GTACTTTATGGTTTTAATTCAGGAGATGGATCTAAAACTTGATCTGGGCTTCCTGTACGCCATCCTGGACCTGTTCTCCCCAGAGAACGACAGCATCACGAGCGCAGAACAGGAG GTGGAACTGTTTGAGAAGGACATAACGAATATAAAGACAGAACTGAACCATGTCTCTGCTGCTGACAAATCTCCCATCAGCCTCTACGAGTACTTCCACATTTCCCCCATTAAG cTGCACCTGAGTTTCTCTCTGAGCACAGGCGGAGAGGATGGCTTGAAGGAGAAGAGAGATTCGGAACTGATCCCTGTACAGTCGCTAAATCTGTTGCTGAAGAGTATCGGCGCAACGCTCACTGACGTGCAGGATGTTGTCTTCAA GCTGGCCTTTTTTGAGTTGAACTACCAGTTCTACACCACTCAGCAGCTCCAGTCGGAGGTCCTCAGACATTATTCTAAGCAG GCTATTAAGCAGATGTATGTGCTCGTGCTGGGCCTCGATGTTCTTGGAAACCCATTTGGACTGATCAGAGGATTGTCAGAAGGGGTGGAGGCTTTCTTCTATGAGCCCTATCAG GGAGCCATCCAGGGCCCTGAGGAGTTTGTTGAAGGAATGGCTCTTGGGGTTAAGGCGCTGGTGGGAGGAGCTGTAG GCGGTATTGCAGGTGCAGCCTCCAGGATAACAGGTGCCATGGCAAAGGGTGTCGCAGCGATCACAATGGATGAAGAGTACCAGCAGAAGAGACGAGAAACTATGAACAAACAGCCCAGCGGTCTGAGAGAGGGGCTGACCAGGGGTGGAAAAGGACTGGTGTCT GGATTTGTCAGTGGGATCACA